One region of Rana temporaria chromosome 9, aRanTem1.1, whole genome shotgun sequence genomic DNA includes:
- the TNF gene encoding tumor necrosis factor: MTDDRLTYVQSEVPLLQPPTAPRSNFSCFHWLSVCSFVLLLVATTMFALLHFHIIPTPGQQDEFQSPEVFHIQTFLGSSPNAQPMTGERVAAHLTGKLQDGNIVWGSTPMNTFQTLNVILKENTLEIPQDGLYFVYTQVVYTGKDCLKMKPTELTHTVNRKGEYPKVTTLLTSTKTACEMPSPSVWHQPIYQGGIFQLDEGDILSTETSNIHLLSLNRSGQVYFGVLAL; encoded by the exons ATGACGGATGATCGTTTGACTTACGTGCAAAGCGAGGTGCCTCTTCTGCAGCCACCCACAGCACCCAGGAGCAACTTCTCATGCTTCCACTGGCTCAGCGTCTGCTCCTTTGTCCTCTTACTGGTGGCCACCACTATGTTCGCTCTGCTCCACTTCCACATCATCCCGACGCCTGGTCAACAG gaTGAGTTCCAGTCTCCAGAAGTATTTCACATCCAGACATTCTTAG GTTCATCACCAAATGCCCAGCCCATGACCGGAGAAAGAGTGGCTGCTCATTTAACAG GAAAACTCCAGGATGGCAACATAGTATGGGGATCCACTCCCATGAACACCTTTCAAACCCTAAATGTCATACTTAAGGAAAACACTCTGGAGATCCCCCAGGATGGCCTCTACTTTGTATATACCCAGGTCGTCTACACTGGCAAAGATTGCTTGAAGATGAAACCCACAGAGCTGACCCACACAGTCAACCGGAAGGGCGAGTACCCAAAAGTCACGACTCTTCTCACCTCCACCAAAACAGCGTGTGAGATGCCATCACCAAGTGTCTGGCATCAGCCCATCTACCAAGGAGGTATATTCCAACTTGATGAGGGGGACATTCTTTCAACTGAAACATCAAACATTCATCTTCTCAGCCTAAATAGGTCAGGACAAGTTTATTTTGGTGTCCTTGCCCTATAA